A single genomic interval of Verrucomicrobiia bacterium harbors:
- a CDS encoding RNA-binding protein translates to MNNKLFVGNLSFNTTENDLQDAFGAHGTVLEANLMMDKMSGRSRGFAFVTMSTPEEAQKAIDAMNGKSVDGRALTVNIARPREERPGNGGGGARRFGGGGGGGGGGGPRRERH, encoded by the coding sequence ATGAATAACAAATTGTTTGTAGGAAATCTTTCCTTCAACACCACAGAAAATGACCTCCAGGACGCATTCGGCGCCCATGGAACGGTCCTCGAAGCCAACCTGATGATGGATAAGATGAGCGGGCGGTCCCGCGGCTTCGCATTCGTCACAATGAGCACTCCTGAGGAAGCTCAAAAAGCCATTGACGCGATGAACGGCAAGTCTGTTGACGGCCGCGCGTTGACAGTTAACATCGCTCGCCCGCGTGAAGAACGTCCCGGCAACGGCGGCGGCGGCGCGCGTCGGTTCGGTGGTGGCGGCGGTGGTGGTGGCGGCGGCGGTCCTCGTCGCGAACGTCACTAA
- a CDS encoding methylated-DNA--[protein]-cysteine S-methyltransferase: MQPAGFHYQRIANAIRYLDEHQADQPDLATLARISGLSSFHFHRLFSNWAGVTPKDFLQCLTAERVKRALQNGSSVLHAALDAGLSGPGRAHDLCVSLAAASPGELKSGGAGWTLNGGFAPTPFGICLIAESPRGVCHLRFVELGEETLAWAQLQAEWPHAVIRRNDTRANEYAAHVFAPKPGIHATPQPLSVYVRGTPFQTRVWQALLAIPAGQLTTYSRLAQQVGHPKAARAVGSAVGANAVAFLIPCHRVIRETGVIGDYRWGRDRKRVLVAAELARA; the protein is encoded by the coding sequence ATGCAACCAGCAGGGTTCCACTACCAGCGCATCGCAAACGCTATTCGTTATCTGGACGAACACCAGGCCGACCAGCCCGATCTTGCCACGCTCGCTCGCATCAGTGGGCTGAGCAGTTTTCATTTCCATCGCCTGTTCTCAAACTGGGCGGGAGTAACGCCCAAGGACTTTCTCCAATGCCTGACGGCAGAGCGCGTGAAACGTGCGCTGCAGAACGGCAGCAGCGTGCTGCATGCTGCGCTGGACGCGGGATTATCAGGCCCGGGCCGCGCGCACGACCTCTGCGTCAGCCTTGCCGCAGCATCGCCGGGTGAATTAAAATCAGGCGGCGCCGGTTGGACACTGAACGGGGGATTTGCGCCAACCCCATTCGGCATCTGCCTCATTGCCGAGAGCCCCCGTGGTGTCTGTCATCTTCGGTTTGTGGAGCTCGGCGAAGAAACACTTGCGTGGGCGCAGTTGCAGGCGGAATGGCCTCATGCCGTCATCCGCCGCAACGACACGCGTGCCAATGAATATGCCGCTCATGTGTTTGCTCCCAAACCGGGCATCCATGCGACGCCGCAGCCGCTTTCTGTCTACGTTCGGGGAACCCCGTTTCAGACGCGCGTCTGGCAGGCGTTGCTTGCAATCCCGGCCGGCCAGCTCACCACCTACAGCCGCCTTGCCCAACAGGTTGGCCATCCAAAGGCCGCCCGCGCAGTGGGAAGCGCCGTCGGTGCAAATGCCGTTGCCTTTCTAATTCCATGCCATCGCGTGATTCGCGAGACGGGCGTCATTGGCGATTACAGATGGGGACGGGATCGCAAACGTGTGCTGGTTGCGGCTGAGCTGGCTCGCGCATGA